In Alteromonas macleodii, the sequence GATATTAGCCACTCATTTCCCGATCTGCTTGAATCTGTAAGCGGCAATATGGTGCTAGATGGAGAACTGCTGGTTATTCATAATGCAGAACATGGCCTACATCAATCTGAAGAATCGATTGCCCAAAGTGCGGCTAGCCAACGCACCAGTAGTGATAAAAGCGGTAAACAGGCTTCATCCGCCACGCAGCCAGACGTGGATACCTTTAATGCCCTTCAGCAGCGCCTTAATAAAAAGAAACCGAGTAAAGCATTACAGTCTTCCTCCCCCGTTGGACTAATCGTTTATGATGCTTTAGTGCTTGATGGTGAAGATCTAACCGATAAGACACTAAAAGCAAGGCGCCACGCCCTCGAAGAATGGTTTAGCAAAACGAATAACAGCCGCTTGTTTCTTTCTGAAACACTTAATGCCACTTCCCCTGAAACTTTGCGCCAACTTCACATCCAAGTATGCCAAAATCGTGCGGTAGAAGGGCTGATGATAAAGCGCTTAGATAGTAAATACGTCCCCGGCAGACCCAAAGGCCAATGGTTTAAATGGAAGCGCGACCCGCTAGTTGTTGATGCGGTAATGATGTATGCACAGCGAGGGCACGGCAAGCGTTCCAGCTTTTACTCTGACTACACGTTCGGCGCTTGGGAAGACAGTCAGCTTCTGCCTATCGGAAAAGCCTATTCCGGGTTCACCGATGAAGAACTTAAAAAACTAGATAACTGGGTAAGGCGCAATGCCGTAGGACGGTTTGGCCCGGTGAGAGAAGTGAAAAAAGAGTTAGTGCTGGAGGTGGCTTTCGACGCTGTACACCCTTCGACACGGCACAAATCAGGAGTCGCGCTGCGCTTTCCCCGTATACATAGAATCCGCTGGGATAAACCCGCCAGTGAAGCTGATACCTTAGCGAACGTCAAAGCGCTGATAGAAGGCTGAGCCAGCAAAAACACTTTCTTAGTTGTGTAAAATCGCAGAGAATGAACCGAGGAAGAAACAAGGCTTGCACCTTAAGAAAATAAAACAATAGGAAATCGCCATGCCTAAGGCTAGTGAAATTAAAAAGAATAACACTGTAGTATTTGATGGAAAAACTTGCATCGTGCGAGACATTGAACGCTCTGTCCCCCAAGGTCGTGCTGGTGGCAGCATCTATCGCATGCGCATGTACGATGTAGTAACGGGCGCCAAATACGATGAAACCTTTAAAGACTCAGATACCCTAGATATGGCTGACTTAATTCGTCGCCCTGCTATGTTTTCGTATATTGATGGCGAAGAATATGTATTTATGGATAAGGAAGACTACACCCCTTATCACTTGAATAAAGAGAGCATTGAGAACGAAGCTCTGTTTATTAACGAAGAAACCGATGGCATTCAAGTTGTCATTGTGAGCGAAGTACCCGTTGCCTTGGACTTGCCAATGAGCGTGGAGCTTGAAGTAGTTGAAACCGATCCGTCTATTAAAGGCGCGTCTGCTACTTCTCGAACCAAACCAGCAACGCTTTCAACTGGCTTAGTCGTACAAGTGCCAGAATACATCAGCACCGGCGAATGGATAAAGGTTAATACCGAAGAACGTAAGTTTCAAAGCAGAGCCGATAAGCACTAGGCCGACTTAACGTATTAGCTGATGCTGCTGGTATAGCTTTAAATGACAAAAAAGGGTTCAATCGAACCCTTTTTTATTGCCTGCTTCACAGCTTTGAAAGCGATTTTTTAACGCTTCCTACTTGGCGATATTTTCCTGCGTAGGCAGTGCGCTAAATGCGCCATACTGGGTTACTGTATAAGCCCCACAGCGAATAGCAAACTCAGTGGCCTCGCTAACATTTTCAAAGTTTTCGGCCCACGCATCGAACTCATCGGCGTTTTTAACTTTGGTCGAAAGGAAATACAGGAACCCACCGATAAATGAATCACCGGCTGCAGTCGTGTCTTTCACATCCATTTTCGGCGATGCCAACGTACCGCTGAACGACTTAGTTATATAGTGAATTGGCTCGCCACCGTCGGTTACCAATACAACTTTCACACCGCTATCTAGCCACTGCTGTACTTTTGCATCGGCATTTTCTTCGCCGTACAGCTCTGCAAGCTCTTCGCGGCTTGCCTTTAACACAGAGACTTTTTTAGCCGCCTCATCAATACGCGCTGGAGCATTAGCAGTATCATCCCAAAATGCTGGGCGATAGTTAATGTCTAAGCACACCATCATGCCGTTTTCCTTTGCCTTGTTTAAAATAAACTCAGTGCCAGGAATAAGTTCAGGGCCAGAAATTGAACCCGAACAGAAGTGAAGTACCGTATTTTTGTCGCAATCAATGCTAGATAAGTCTTTTTCTGAAATGTGCTTATGCGCGGCATTATCCACGTAGAAATCGAACGAACGCTCACCGTCTTCATCTAAATTTACAAACGCCAACGCCGTATTGCCTTCTTGAGTTGTCCACACAAAGTCAGTGTTCACTTTATAGTGTTCAAGCATTTCTTTAAGGAACGCCCCAAAAGTGTCATCACCCACTTTAGATACCATTGCGCTCTCACCACCTAGTTGGGCAACTGCAACCGCCACGTTAGCAGGCGCGCCACCAGCGTAAGGCTGGAAAGGCTTCATGGCTGGTATGTTGCCATCTTTGGGCGCTGCACCTTGGCTTAACATATCAATAAGCACTTCACCTAAACACAAAATCTTCATACCAGCCTCATTCAAAAAATGTAAATAAAAGACATTTACTTTGCGTGAACAATACACAAAGTTAACGAATCGTTAATTAATTGGAGCATAGTATTGTCGAACACAACCATTAAATCAACCCAATTGATTTATATTTTTATCAAAGAATTGTAGGATGTCTAGATACTGCATTAAAAACCGTAGACATTTTTGAACAGAAGTAGGCATTCTCTATGCGGATTGGTATTGTTAAACTCACTTCACTTTTAACGGTAGATAGTAATTACTTTGAATATTGAATCGGCTTCTCACCTTCCTTCACAAAACGCACCAGAGTTACTCGATAATCGCTCCGAGAATGAGCGCGCGATCTTAACCTTAATTCGACAACGCATTGCATTACCTAAAGCTGAAATTGCACAATTGACCGGGCTGTCGGCGCAGTCTGCAACGGTAATTATCAAGAAGTTGGAAACCGATGGCTTAGTTAAACGCTTAGCGCCTATTAAAGGTGGCGTCGGCCAGCCAAAAGTACCTTTCGGTTTGAATGCTAACGGGGCATTCAGTATTGGCCTCAAAGTAGGTCGCCGCGGTTTTGACATGACCTTACTCGACTTGAAAGGCAATGTTAAAGCAACCCTTCATGAAAAATTTGACTACCCCACGGTAAGCAATTTACTCAACTTCGCAGAGCGCGCCTTCGGTGTTTTAACTAAAAATTTAGATAAAGCGCAGCAAAACTTGGTTAGAGGGTTAGGCGTAGCCATGCCTTTTGAAATTTGGAGTTGGGCAGAGGAAGCAGGCGCGCCGAAAAAAGAGTTAGAAGAATGGAAAGAGTTCGACCCGCAAACCGCGCTTGAAAGCTTATTAAGCCTACCCGTTTTTATTAAAAATGATGCTGGGGCCGCATGTAGCGCAGAGATGTCTTTCGGTAATCCGAAGCGTTACGATAGCTTTTTGTACATTTTTGTTGGTACGTTTTTAGGCGGCGGACTGGTACTTAACAACCAGCTTATCAATGGCAAAACGGGTAATGCCGGTGCTATTGGCTCGCTACCTTTTCTTAGCCAAAATCATCAACGTCAGTTAATAACGCAATCTTCGCTTTATCTATTAGAAAGCGAGCTTGAAAAAGCAGGGGAAGACGCCAAGCATATTTATGAGTCCCCCTCTTACTGGCAGTGTAATGAATCACTTGTAGAAAACTGGGTGCACGAGACAGCCAAAGGGCTGGCGTTTGCTTCACAGTGCGCTATGAGCCTTTTGGACTTAGATGGCGTAATCATTGACGGCGCCATACCCAGCAACATAAAAGAATTACTAGTTGAAGCAACTCAGAAAGCGCTGAAAGACTTGGATATGCGAGGTATTACTCCTGCGCAAATTAGTCCCGGTCACGTGGGCGTGAAGGCCCAATCGATTGGAAGCGCAAACTTAGCACTTCAGGCTAACTATTTTTAATTATTCAGATGTACATTTAAGGTTTTCATGACAGTAAGTAGTAAAGTGATTCATATTCTAGACGGTGGTATGGGTCGTGAACTTGAAAAGATCGGCGCGCCTTTTAAACAGCCGGAATGGTCAGCACTAGCATTAATGCAGACCCCGGAACTAGTGCGTGAGGTTCATACCCACTTTCTAAACGCTGGTGCCACCGTCATTACTACAAATGCCTATGCCATCGTTCCATTTCATATTGGTGAGCCCGCGTTTAAGGAACAAGCCTTTTCGCTGGCAGAGTCAGCAGCTAAGCTAGCAAGGGAAGCCGTCACTTTGCAGCAGAATAAAAGCGATAAGCTGTCGGTCGCAGGCTGTGTGCCACCTGCTTTTGGTTCGTACCGCCCAGACCTATTCGATGCAAAACGCGTGGCAGAGATTTTAACGCCGCTGATTAAAGCGCAAGCCCCTTTTGTGGATGTTTGGCTTATTGAAACGGCTTGCTCCATCGAAGAAGCGGAAGCTGTAGTTTCGCTAATAAAAACACTCTCTTCCCATCCCATCTGGCTGTCGTTTTCTTTGCAAAATAGAGCGTCTTCTAACGAACCTGTGCCCCTTCGTTCAGGCGAGCCCCTCGAAAAAATCGCGCCTTTGCTGAAGCGTGTTGAAAGCGTGCTATTTAATTGTTCACAGCCAGAAGAAATGGAAACTGCACTGGCAATTACGCGAGAGTTGAATGAAAACATTGCTACAGGTGCATACGCCAATAGCTTTTCAGAAAGAAAGCGTCAGCATGAAGCTAACGCTCTTTTGTCAGAACTGCGCAACGATATAACTCCACAGCGCTATGCGGATTACGCTCAATCATGGCTAGCAGCGGATGCCAGTATTATCGGTGGCTGTTGCGGCATAGGCCCTGAACATATCAAAGCCATAAGTGATAGCGTAAAATCTTAAAACTGAAATCACGCTAGCGCAGATCAGCGGCGTCAGTGCGCAAAATCCTGTGTTTCGAAGTACACTAGCCCAGACGTGCCGCAGTGGGAAAAAATCTCTTTAATTTGAGTCTCACTCGGCATACTTTCGACCGGCTTGTTTTCTAAGGTTGTCTGACAATCGTCGACGATAAACAATGCATCAAACGATGGGCG encodes:
- a CDS encoding homocysteine S-methyltransferase family protein; this encodes MTVSSKVIHILDGGMGRELEKIGAPFKQPEWSALALMQTPELVREVHTHFLNAGATVITTNAYAIVPFHIGEPAFKEQAFSLAESAAKLAREAVTLQQNKSDKLSVAGCVPPAFGSYRPDLFDAKRVAEILTPLIKAQAPFVDVWLIETACSIEEAEAVVSLIKTLSSHPIWLSFSLQNRASSNEPVPLRSGEPLEKIAPLLKRVESVLFNCSQPEEMETALAITRELNENIATGAYANSFSERKRQHEANALLSELRNDITPQRYADYAQSWLAADASIIGGCCGIGPEHIKAISDSVKS
- the yeiP gene encoding elongation factor P-like protein YeiP, whose translation is MPKASEIKKNNTVVFDGKTCIVRDIERSVPQGRAGGSIYRMRMYDVVTGAKYDETFKDSDTLDMADLIRRPAMFSYIDGEEYVFMDKEDYTPYHLNKESIENEALFINEETDGIQVVIVSEVPVALDLPMSVELEVVETDPSIKGASATSRTKPATLSTGLVVQVPEYISTGEWIKVNTEERKFQSRADKH
- a CDS encoding cisplatin damage response ATP-dependent DNA ligase; its protein translation is MEAFSHLLEQLYFTSGNKAKAQLIANYIANTPDPDRGWAIAAMAGTLRFDFFKRNTVKKLITEHTDPELFAMSYDYVGEVSETVAHLWPYSEPTNSLPTLTEVVETFASVSKQKVSETLAHYLTIMTPAQRWALLKLGTRGLRIGVSARSIKQILADYGNKDIKEVETLWHAVTPPYVDMLGWLEGKADKPDIENAVTFHPVMLSHPIEDSDINAFTKNTWQIENKYDGIRVQLVVKSNNPVGDKIQNGSKADGDKPEKALFSRTGDDISHSFPDLLESVSGNMVLDGELLVIHNAEHGLHQSEESIAQSAASQRTSSDKSGKQASSATQPDVDTFNALQQRLNKKKPSKALQSSSPVGLIVYDALVLDGEDLTDKTLKARRHALEEWFSKTNNSRLFLSETLNATSPETLRQLHIQVCQNRAVEGLMIKRLDSKYVPGRPKGQWFKWKRDPLVVDAVMMYAQRGHGKRSSFYSDYTFGAWEDSQLLPIGKAYSGFTDEELKKLDNWVRRNAVGRFGPVREVKKELVLEVAFDAVHPSTRHKSGVALRFPRIHRIRWDKPASEADTLANVKALIEG
- a CDS encoding ROK family transcriptional regulator; the encoded protein is MNIESASHLPSQNAPELLDNRSENERAILTLIRQRIALPKAEIAQLTGLSAQSATVIIKKLETDGLVKRLAPIKGGVGQPKVPFGLNANGAFSIGLKVGRRGFDMTLLDLKGNVKATLHEKFDYPTVSNLLNFAERAFGVLTKNLDKAQQNLVRGLGVAMPFEIWSWAEEAGAPKKELEEWKEFDPQTALESLLSLPVFIKNDAGAACSAEMSFGNPKRYDSFLYIFVGTFLGGGLVLNNQLINGKTGNAGAIGSLPFLSQNHQRQLITQSSLYLLESELEKAGEDAKHIYESPSYWQCNESLVENWVHETAKGLAFASQCAMSLLDLDGVIIDGAIPSNIKELLVEATQKALKDLDMRGITPAQISPGHVGVKAQSIGSANLALQANYF
- a CDS encoding carbohydrate kinase family protein — protein: MKILCLGEVLIDMLSQGAAPKDGNIPAMKPFQPYAGGAPANVAVAVAQLGGESAMVSKVGDDTFGAFLKEMLEHYKVNTDFVWTTQEGNTALAFVNLDEDGERSFDFYVDNAAHKHISEKDLSSIDCDKNTVLHFCSGSISGPELIPGTEFILNKAKENGMMVCLDINYRPAFWDDTANAPARIDEAAKKVSVLKASREELAELYGEENADAKVQQWLDSGVKVVLVTDGGEPIHYITKSFSGTLASPKMDVKDTTAAGDSFIGGFLYFLSTKVKNADEFDAWAENFENVSEATEFAIRCGAYTVTQYGAFSALPTQENIAK